One Peromyscus leucopus breed LL Stock chromosome 20, UCI_PerLeu_2.1, whole genome shotgun sequence genomic region harbors:
- the LOC114709800 gene encoding zinc finger protein 431-like yields MNSLTYDDVHINFTCKEWALLDASQKRLYKDVMLETYSNLTAIGYKWEDHNIEEHCQRFRRRGRHKRSRTEERPYECKQCGKAFSHRCYLHNHERRHTGEKPYECNQCGKAFANRSHLNIHKRCHTGEKPYSCNHCGKAFSQQSHLNIHKRIHTGEKPYQCNQCEKAFTDYTHLRRHAIIHTGVKPYECKQCGKAFSKHGSLQTHKRTHTGEKPYQCNHCGKAFADYSYVKLHERTHTGEKPYECKQCGKAFSQRSHLQIHKRTHTGEKPYECKQCYKTFANCSALKIHDRTHTGVKPYECDQCGKAFSHHNSLQTHKRTHTGEKPYQCNECGKAFAKHSGLQSHKRTHTGEKPYECKQCGKAFSQWSHLKIHKRTHI; encoded by the exons AATTCATTGACCTATGATGACGTGCATATCAACTTTACTTGCAaagagtgggctttgctggatGCTTCCCAGAAGAgactctacaaagatgtgatgctggaaaCCTACAGTAACCTTACTGCTATAG GCTACAAATGGGAAGACCATAATATCGAAGAACATTGTCAAAGATTTCGAAGACGTGGAAG GCATAAAAGAAGTCGTACTGAAGAGAGACCCTATGAATGTaagcaatgtggtaaagccttttcccATCGATGTTATCTCCATAACCATGAAAGaagacatactggagagaaaccctatgaatgtaatcaatgtggaaaagcctttgcAAATCGAAGTCATCTCAACATTCATAAAAGGtgccacactggagagaaaccctattcATGTAATCATTGTGGAAAAGCCTTTTCACAACAGAGTCATCTCAACATTCATAAAagaatccatactggagagaaaccctatcaatGTAATCAATGTGAAAAAGCTTTTACAGATTACACTCATCTTAGAAGACATGCAATAATTCATACTGGAgtgaaaccctatgaatgtaaacaatgtggtaaagccttttcaaAACATGGTAGTCTCCAAACACATAAaagaactcatactggagagaaaccctatcaatGTAATCATTGTGGAAAAGCTTTTGCAGATTACAGTTATGTTAAATTACATGAaagaactcatactggagagaaaccctatgaatgtaagcaatgtgggaaagccttttcaCAACGGAGTCATctccaaattcataaaagaacccatactggagaaaaaccctatgaatgcaagcAATGTTATAAAACTTTTGCAAATTGCAGTGCTCTTAAAATACATGACAGAACTCATACTGGAGTGAAACCGTATGAATGTGatcaatgtgggaaagccttttcaCACCACAATAGTCTCCAAACACATAAaagaactcatactggagagaaaccctatcaatgtaatgaatgtgggaaagcctttgcaAAACACAGTGGTCTCCAATCGCATAAaagaactcatactggagagaaaccctatgaatgtaagcaatgtgggaaagccttttcaCAATGGAGTCATctcaaaattcataaaagaacTCATATTTGA